TTTGAACAATTTCAGAAGTTTGCCGAACCGATCCTGATCCAATTCATAAACCAAAATTCTCGCAAAATCCAAGCTATACGCTTCCGCTGCAATCTGTCCGCTTCCCGAAAAATAATCGCAGAACAAACAATCTTCCGCGCGTATATCCCAACCGGAAAGACGCGAATCGATCAGAGAAAAAATAGCTTTTTTGATCAGACTGTTGGTAAAGTTCTGGTGTCCCGAAATTTCATCCGGTGCGGAGATTTCTTTTCCTCTCCACTTTCCCGAGCCTACCCGCAAACTTTTCAATTTCCGACTTCTCTCCCGATTTCATTTTTAAGTGCAGTCATCTGTATTTTGTTTTTCTCGGAAGGATTGAGATTTTCCAATTCTTCCATTGCCCTTAAAGCCTCTTTCGGATTCTTTAATTCCAAAAGTCCCGCAGCCAAAATCAAAACCGCATCCACATAACGAGAATTAGTTTTTCCTTCCTTTTGAAACAGTCTACCCCATTTGATGAGGCTTTCGTATTCCCCAAGAACCAATGCTCTTTCCATCACCAGATACAATGCATTAAAATAATGTGAACTGTCTTTGCCGGTAGGGGGCGGAAAATTCATCGCCTTGGCTTTGATTTTTTCCCAATCCTGTTCCGTCGCAACGTAGAGATAAAAAATCCTAGAGTCCCAGTTACCGGTTTTAGAATTTAAAATTTTTTCCGAAAGACGAGAGACCGTTTCGTAATTTCCCCTTTTGTATTCATCATACAAAGACTTAAAAGAAGTTTCCTCCGAAAAAAGAGGGGAAATGGAAAATAGGCAAATTACGTAAATGGAGAAAAAAAGATACAAACTAAAGTTCTGTTATATTGGCAGATCCGCACATAGGGCAGATCAATTCCCAGGAATCGAGGTATTCGTCCTCCCCCTCTGCTTCCCATCTATGGTCGCAGTCCTCACATGCATAGGTCACAACGTCTTCGTTGAGACTTTCTGCCTCAATTTCATCATCATCAAATAAATCATCTTCCATAACACTCACACTAAATCATAAAGAAAAAGCCGTGTCAAGTGGGGAGACTAAAAAAAAATGGAGACTATCTATGGCGATTTACTCTAGATACGAACCTCATAGAAAGAAGAAAAGCGGAACCCCCTGGTTTCTGCTTATTTTCCTAATCATTCTTGGCTCTCTCGGGTACTTTTACCGAAAGGAAATTTTTTTTCTTTTTGCAAGGGATCAAAGTGTCCGCGCGGAAAAAGCGAAAGAAAAACTGATCGAACTCTGGAAATCGGACAAATTGAAAGAATCCGATATAGAAGACTTTCAAACGGTTGCGATCAATTTTTCCGAAAAAGACCCGACCGATCCGCAGGCATTTCACCTAATTGCGCGTAGTCTTTATTGGAATTTACCCCGAATCGGGATTTTTTTCGATTCTTCCAGTCTGGTACTGAATTTAGGTTCCGATTTTTCGGAATTTATCGGGAAGACCCAACTTGCCGAATCCACATTGGATTCGATTTTCTGGAACGCAAGAACCGCCGAAGCCGTTGCCAGTTCTTCCTTTTCCGATTGGGAAAACAACCGTCTGTTATTATTTCTAGCCGAAACCTATCGCCAGGTAAAAAAACCGGGGGCGCTTACAAAAGATTACGGTTCCATTGATACATCCAAACTTTCTCCCGAATTCCAATCCGTGTTTATCTGGCTTCTTACATATAACACTATGCAGGCGGGAGATGCAGTAGGACTGGAAAAAATCCTGGACGCAACAAAAAAGCCTGGTTATACGGGAAGAATTCAATTTTCCCCCAGGGAAGAAAATTTTCTGAAAGGAATGTCCAAATTCTATAAAAAAGATTATGTGAATTCACTTTCCCTGCTTCGTAGTACGAAAACCTCAAACCCTGACAAAATCACGGAAACAGCAGTCATCACGGAAGCGAATATTTTTCATATGCAAAATCTCACTCAGAAAGGTATTGATTTGTTGGAAGAGTATTATGCTTTTTCTGGCAAAAAAAATGAAGAGATTTTAAATATCATTCGGGTTATGCTGAAAGAGAGGCCGACGGCAAAAACGAAATTGGATGTGGGTCTTCCCAAATGACGAGCTTGCGAAATAAAGTTTATCTATTACTCATTTTTCTTTTGGGAATATTCAATTATTATTGCGGACTTTTTGAAAAACGCCTTCCTCCCAAAGGAGAGTTCTGCGATGTAATGGTAAAACCTCCCGCTTGTTTGTACGCCGATTTTGAAAAACGCAAACTCTTTTGGAACGATACGGAATATGAACTAACACTTCGTACACGGACAGAATATACGTTCCTTTACCAAGACAAGAAAGCGGAACTTTTGGTTTCTACACAAAACAGATTGGATATGAAACTTCCCGATTCAAATCAGCCACCGAAGTTTTATATGCGCAAAAAAGAAAAATTCGCACATGAACCGCCTAAATGACATTACTATGAAAAAATCCATCGCAGAGATTCAAAAAGAAATCATAGAAGAGTTTTCCGACTTACAGGATTGGGAAGAAAAATTCCAATACCTGATCGAGCTGGGAGAAGAACTCCCTCCCTATCCGGAAGAAAAACGATCGGATGCATACATAGTGCCCGGCTGCCAGGCCAAGGTCTGGGTCTATCCAAAATTGGAGAACGGTGCCTTGACATTTTTTGCAGACAGTGACACAGCCCTTACCAAAGGTTTGATTGCGATTTTAATACGAGTATTTTCCGACCATTCTCCCGAAGAGATAGCAAATGCTTCTTTGGGATTTATAGAGGAAATCGGATTGTCCAAGTTTCTATCCATCTCCCGAAGAAACGGACTTTCCTCAATGGTCAATATGTTACAAAATTTTGCCAAACACCCACAGTAATTTGTACTTTCCTTTCTGATCAATCCGGTATAGGATGAGTCCACTCTCGAATGATGGACAGTTGCATGTACAGATTGTTTCTCTTAATCTTCTTTACCTTCCTGTTAAACTGCGGTAAGGATCTCTCTCCTTTTGGCGGACCTCCTACAATTTCACCCCTACCGGACAGAACCAAACCGGAGTGGCCCACCCTCGACTGGAAAGAAACCAAACCGGAATCCGTCGGCGTATCGGGCGAAAAACTGAAATTAGTCGGTGAGTATGCTTTCGCGAGAACGGGAGATGAAACGGACAGAAAAGGAAAAAGAACCGACGCACTTCTTATCATTCGCAACGGGAAAATCATTTTCGAACAATATGCACGCAATTTTACAAAGGAATCCACTCACCTAACTTGGTCGGTATCCAAAAGTATCATCCAAGCGCTTTACGGGATCACGATTAAAAACGGACTGATCAAACTGGATGACCCCGGTTATTATCATTTTGAATCTTTAGGAAAAGACGAAGCCCATAAAAAAATCACGATCCGTCATCTCTTGAATATGTCTTCGGGTCTCGATGGGGAAGAAGGTTATGAAAGCGGACCTCTTAAATCTTCCGTGATTGCCATGTTGTACACCCGTGGAAGAAAAGATATGGGTGAATTTTGCAGCGAGCTTCCTCTTCGTGCGGAACCGGGCACCCAAGTTTATTATTCCAGCTGCGATACGAACATTCTGTCCGCCATCCTGAAAAAAGTCTATGGCCAGGAAGCTTACGAAGATTTGGTTTATACCAAATTATTCGGAACACTTGGAATCAAAAACGCTCCTTTCGAACAGGATGGGTCCGGCACATTTGTAGGATCGTCTTACTTGTATTTGACGGCGAGGGATTTGGCAAAGATAGGATATCTTTATTTGAATGACGGGGTTTGGGAAGGAAACCGTTTACTTCCCGAAGGTTGGGTGGATTTTACAAGAACTCCCGCTCCCGGTTACAAAACCACCCCTTTCAGTGAGGATCTTTCCCAAGACAATTATACATCCCACTGGTATGCAAATACGGGAGTTCCCGACAGAGGGGTTCCCGAACCTTGGCCGGATGGACCGAAGGATACTTTTGCAGCTCTCGGCCATTGGGGACAGATGTTATACGTAATCCCAAGTCTTGATATAATCGTTGTTAGATACGGTGACGATCGTGAGAAAGGGACTTTCAGCAAAAATGAACTTCTTAAACTTGTAAAAGAATCGGTAATCAGGTAGTCTTTATGAAAAAGAAAATTGCAATCGGTATAGCTAGTTTTTTCTTGATTTTACTTTTTTGGGTGCAATGGAATTGGAAACATTTATCCGCTTTCCCCGCCATTATCTCCAGTTTTTATTCCAAAGAATTCTGTTCTTGTTATTACGTAATGAAACAATCCGAGGAACAATGTCATAATTTCGCAAGACAATGGGTTCCCATTAGCCTATTCAACCTGGATCAAACTAACAAAGAAGTAACGGTTTCTGGTTTGGGTAGAACAAACAAGGCAAAGTATTTGGGAGAAAGATTGGGCTGCAGATTGGTGAATGATTGAAACCTTTAGGATACTGAAAAACAAAACAATCATTCCGATTTTTATTCTAAATTCCCTTGTGAACCGTATGAGTATACAAACGGATTTTAGCCTGCTTAAGCCATTCGGAAAGAGCCCTTTGGAGAGAGTCGGTAATATTCTTACCCCCGGAATATTTCTGAACTTCGGCAATCAGGTCATCTGGTAAAATAGCGGTCACTTTCGTACGATTGATTATACGATATCGATTCGTATAATCAACTTAAATCTCTATACCGATCGAGTCCGACCTATCTGTAATTCGGAAAGATAAAATTGATTCCGAAGATCAAACCCTTTGATTTGACTTCCTCGGGGACGATTCCGAAATTCTGTCCCCGGATGGAATCCATACAAGATTGATCCACTACGACCTGTCCTTGGGAAGAAACCAAACGGACATCCACTACTTTACCCGAATCGTTTAACATAAACAAAACTTTGGTCATCCCGGGTTTGATCCCTTCCCTGACTACGGTTCCGGCCATATCCCTATAGGCAAAGTTTCCTCCTCCCGGAGGAGCGAATGATTGTTCGATTTGGCGCAGCATGTTTTTAAAATAATGATAACCTGCAAGTTCTTTGGTAGGCACGGTCAACGCCTTTGATCCGTCCCAACGAAACAAAAAATCCTGCTGAAAGCGATAGTTGAAAGGAATCTTCATCATCTGTCCACTCGACTGACTTTGATTTGGTGATTCCTGTTGGTTCTGATTGGTTTTGGGGTCCGCTTTAAAAATCCCTACTTCGAATATTTCGTCTTCTTTTGTTTGTTCCGCCTTCGGTTGTGCGGTCGAAGGATTGGAAGCTTTGCTTCCGAATACAAACTCACGAAAAGAGGAAAGTGCATGAAACCCTTGTTTTTCGGTGAGCCCGCCACCGCCCGCGGACTCTTTATTGGAAAGAGCTTTGTATTCGTCTTTTTTATCGGGATTGATAAACTGTTGTTCTACCAGAACATCATAGATTTTTTCTTTTTCCTGCGCGGTCAGCTCTTCGGAAGCGGATTCTTCCCCTAACATCTTCCACAACATATTGCGGGTGATCAAATGGCCCAGGATCAACGAGGAAAGTAATACCACAAACGCTGCGGAATAGAATAAACGTTTTTCGCCCTCTTCCTTCTCGGGAAGTTGAAAATCAAAAAAGACCGGGGCCATCTTTTTCACCTAGTTTAACCTGTGTTACATAGGGATATCCCATATGTTCGTATGCGGCACGAGTCGCCACTCTTCCGGCCGGGGTTCTGTCAATCAGGCCGATACGAACCAAAAAAGGTTCGTATGTATCTTCAATCGTTCTTTCTTCTTCTCCGAGAACC
The nucleotide sequence above comes from Leptospira kobayashii. Encoded proteins:
- a CDS encoding TonB-dependent receptor, whose protein sequence is MAPVFFDFQLPEKEEGEKRLFYSAAFVVLLSSLILGHLITRNMLWKMLGEESASEELTAQEKEKIYDVLVEQQFINPDKKDEYKALSNKESAGGGGLTEKQGFHALSSFREFVFGSKASNPSTAQPKAEQTKEDEIFEVGIFKADPKTNQNQQESPNQSQSSGQMMKIPFNYRFQQDFLFRWDGSKALTVPTKELAGYHYFKNMLRQIEQSFAPPGGGNFAYRDMAGTVVREGIKPGMTKVLFMLNDSGKVVDVRLVSSQGQVVVDQSCMDSIRGQNFGIVPEEVKSKGLIFGINFIFPNYR
- a CDS encoding tetratricopeptide repeat protein gives rise to the protein MYLFFSIYVICLFSISPLFSEETSFKSLYDEYKRGNYETVSRLSEKILNSKTGNWDSRIFYLYVATEQDWEKIKAKAMNFPPPTGKDSSHYFNALYLVMERALVLGEYESLIKWGRLFQKEGKTNSRYVDAVLILAAGLLELKNPKEALRAMEELENLNPSEKNKIQMTALKNEIGREVGN
- a CDS encoding SufE family protein: MKKSIAEIQKEIIEEFSDLQDWEEKFQYLIELGEELPPYPEEKRSDAYIVPGCQAKVWVYPKLENGALTFFADSDTALTKGLIAILIRVFSDHSPEEIANASLGFIEEIGLSKFLSISRRNGLSSMVNMLQNFAKHPQ
- a CDS encoding DUF2191 domain-containing protein, giving the protein MINRTKVTAILPDDLIAEVQKYSGGKNITDSLQRALSEWLKQAKIRLYTHTVHKGI
- a CDS encoding serine hydrolase domain-containing protein, with amino-acid sequence MMDSCMYRLFLLIFFTFLLNCGKDLSPFGGPPTISPLPDRTKPEWPTLDWKETKPESVGVSGEKLKLVGEYAFARTGDETDRKGKRTDALLIIRNGKIIFEQYARNFTKESTHLTWSVSKSIIQALYGITIKNGLIKLDDPGYYHFESLGKDEAHKKITIRHLLNMSSGLDGEEGYESGPLKSSVIAMLYTRGRKDMGEFCSELPLRAEPGTQVYYSSCDTNILSAILKKVYGQEAYEDLVYTKLFGTLGIKNAPFEQDGSGTFVGSSYLYLTARDLAKIGYLYLNDGVWEGNRLLPEGWVDFTRTPAPGYKTTPFSEDLSQDNYTSHWYANTGVPDRGVPEPWPDGPKDTFAALGHWGQMLYVIPSLDIIVVRYGDDREKGTFSKNELLKLVKESVIR